The DNA window CAGGTTTAAGTACAAACTTGGCATGGCCTACGAGACTGTTCTTAAACTTTCCCTTCCCTTGTCTCatgcttctttttcctcctttatgtTCTAGACTGAGGGCATACTCAGTCAGTTTCCATGTATCATGTTCTCTCTCACTTCCAGGACTCTGTCCATGCTGATCATTCTAAcacattattattctttttcctctccatcACTTACTTCTACCCACTTGTGCTCCCACTCATGTTTTCTAATTAACACCTACTAATCTCTGATGGAAGGAGAAGGTATagacagaagaaaagagggaagccTCTGATCAAGCCCTTAGAACAGAATAGAGTTCATAAGTAGACCCATGCATGTATCGTCAACTGATTTTGATTAGAGAGAGAAGGTAATTAAATGAAGAAacgacagtcttttcaacaaacggtaCTAGAACAGCACGGTATTTTTATAGAAAGGAAGAATTTCAAcctttacctcacaccatacataaaaattaactcaaaataaatcatggaccaaaatgtaaacatttaaactACAAAACTTCTAGCTAAAAACAGAATATAATCTTTGAGATTTTGGAGTCAGCAAATAATTCTTAGATAGGACACAAAAGCATgaatcataagagaaaaaaattcgtAAAATGAacttcattgaaattaaaatCTGCTCTCTTgagcaccatttaaaaaatgaaagacaagccGTAAAGTGGGGAAAAAATTTTACAATACATGTAAGTGACCCAGGCCTTATCTAGAATATAGAGAACTCTTGTAtctcagtaataagaaaacagcccataaaaaataagcaaaagatttaaacaaacACTTTACAAAAACTATATGCAAATGGCCCATGAACACATGAGATGTTAAACATcgttagtcatcagggaaatgaaaattataaccacaatgagatatcacaaaacatctattagaatgactaaaaaagATGGGCAATGACGAGTGTGGTGAGGTGTGGAGTGACTAGAACTCTGATGACTGGTGAGGAGAATGTAagatggtacaaccactttggaaacaaCTTGGCATTTCTCATACATTAAAGATCCactttatgacccagcaattcaatcCGAAGTATTTatccaagtgaaatgaaaatatatgtccacacaaagactggTACATGAATGTGCATAGCAGTTTTCTTTGTAGaaaccccaaactggaagcatcccaaatgtctatcaacaggcaGATGGCTTCCATACCGCTcactaataaaaaggaatgaaccactGATAGATGAAATAACATAGATAAATCTCAGAAGCATGCtgagcaaaataagtcagaaaaaaagaaaatataatatacaatCCCATTAATATAAAACTCtaggaaaaatttaaagtataataaCAGAAAGTGTATCAGTGGTTGTCTAGGATCAGGGTGGTTGTGGGGATTGATTGGAAGGGGCATAAAGGTACCTTTGGGGGTGAGGGACATGTTCTATATCTTACTTGTGGTAGTGGTTGCTACAGAGATGTATATATTTGTCAGAATtcattaaactgtacacttaagatgtgtaccttttattatctgtaaattatacatcaataaatttgatttttaaaaagtgtgtccATTGCTATTGAGAAGTTTGGTAAGTCAAGGACAGAGAAGGGActattgcaaatggcaatattaaaAGTCATGGGTGACTTAATTAAGAATAGTTTCAATGAAGGGATGAAGACCAAAACCTGACTGAAGCAGGTTGAAGAGAGAATGGTGGTTGAGACAGTGGAAATACAGCTGTACATAATTCTTTCAAGGATTTTTGCTATGAACGGAAGCAGAGAAATTGGGTGGTACTTGAGAGGCATGTGGGAGTCAAGGGAAAGATTGGGGCAGAAAGTCAAGGGAAAGTTATTAAGGCGTAACTGTATGCCGATGGGAATGATCCAGTAAAGAGAGTGAGATTGATgatacaggagaaaaagaaagtattgcCGGAGAAAGTTGTTGAGAAGGCGAGAGCATGCGGGATATTAAGCACAAGAGGAGATACTTACCTCTTATAGGAGCTGGTGTGCACTGTCCACTGTAACAGGAGAGAAGGCAGGTTAAGTGGGTACAGATGCATGGAGATTGGTAGATTTGCTGGTGGGAGAGTGAAGGATTGCTCATCTGATGGCTGGTTTTTCTCAGTGAATGAGAATGAGTGGGGTAGAAGGTGGAGGCTTAAGGAGGGAGATTAAGGTCGGAAACAgtctctggagagagagagagaattcactAGAAAATATAGCACAACTGGTTGAGATGACTGCccactggagaatttttaatcattcattcaaagGGAAACCAATGAGCAAATGTGTGTGGCTTTCTCTAGCAGTGCTCAGCTTATGGGCTGCAGGCATGTAGAACACAGAATCTTGCACTGAACTAAGGTTGACACTTTGCAGGTGATTATGCAGAAAAAGCTGGGCAGAGGTTTTACTGTGGTTGCAAGGGAGTGGTTATATAATGGACCATAGAATCTAAGGTAGGTAACAAGGGAATGATGGCAAGAAGGGTGTGATGGATGGAGAAGTGGTCAGATCAATAGCTTGCAGGCTCTGCCGGGATCAGAGAATTGCTAGAATGGGAGTAAATGAGCTGAAAGGCTAAGAGATGGTAGTCCAGGAGTGTGAAGCTTGAAATCAAGCTTTGAGATTGGGTTCAATTCTTTAGATGATGAGGGTTAGGGTATGACAATGGAAATGATGGCTGAGGGGGAGGTGGAAGTCAGAGACCTGACAAGTCCAAGGCATTTGAAATCAGTAAGCATGATGACAGGAGTAGAGATAGAAAGGAGGGCAAGTGAGCCAGGACTAGAGGTACGAGTAAATGAGAGTGAGTGACCAAGTAGGACTCAGTAGGTGACAACCACACGGAAGGGGAGCAGTTGTGAAGTCTGATGGCTGGCTTGTCTTTATTCTGAACCGCTAAATACTATTTCCCCCTTTATATAGTTTTgaaggtggagagaaggaaggaaaacaaaatagattGTATACACATTCTTAAAGTGTTGAATTTTCctctctattttattgatttcaagtCTACCTTGAATCACCTAATCATGTTTTGCTGGATCAGTAAAGTTTGAGAGCTCTCTGCTGATGGGATTAAAAGTGTTTGGAAGgatttttttgatgataaccTGATGCAAACAGCCATTTACAGCACTGTGAATGCAATTGCTACTGAAGGGATTAAATAACAGCTGAACCTTATTAACTATGTTATATGTGGCCCAAAgatccaacttttttttaaattaattaatttatttttagctgcgttgggtcttctttgctgcacaagggctttctctagttgcggtgagcaggggctactcttttttgcggtgagcgggcttctctttttggtgacttctcttgttgctgagcacggggtctaggtgcgcaggcttcagtagttatggcatgcgggctcagtagttgtggctcacgggctctagagcgcaggctcagtagttgtggtacatgggcttagttgctccgtggtgtgtgggatcttcctggaccagggatggaacctatgtcccctgcatcggcaggcggattctcaaccactgccccaccagggaagcctgatccAACTATTTTTATTCAGAGTTATGCCAAGACCCCATTTACTGTGTGGGGCAGACACTCGTGCCCAGCACCCTCATTTCTACTTGTGGTATcactcaaatttaaaaaatatattattaataaatatattaaaaacaattaccTACCGTGTTgaatacctaccatgtgccagacacttggCTAGCTATAATATTAATATCAATATTAACATTAATTGAAtcttattatgttccaggcatttATGCTTTGACTGTGTAATCTAATTTACTCTTCACAGTAGCCAGATAAAGGGTTAAAGCTAAGATGAAGAGATTATGGTTCAAAAATTCTTGCCTAAGATCTCATAGTTATTAAAACTGAATACAAGTGGGGTTCAAAAGTCTGAAGTTGACTCTGAGGTTTCTGCATGCACACTATGTCCTATTTGCCCTACAACGATCCTTGCTACACGCAGAGGTGAATGGTCCCCATGAATGGTATCACCCAGTGGAGGGAGGTAGACCTCTCAACAAACAGGTACAAGACCACAGTGGGTGCTAGGAGGAGGGCTCGAATTACGTAATAAGTGGTGAGCTCAAGAGCCatatcaaaggaaaaatattcagcATTTAGCAGATTGACTAGTTGCCTGGCTACAGTAACAGCCTCCTAGGTGGTGGGCTCCTGTCACCAGGCCTTTCCTTCCATACCATTCTGAATATCACTGCTAGAGGTCATCTTCCTAAAACACCTGTGCACTTGCTCAGTTTTTCCTGTGTCGTTGTATCCAAACATCTGCACTTAGCTTTTAAttctcatgctttttttttttttccttttttttctgggtgGTGGGAAAacaggtgattttaattttctttttttaaacatctttattggaatataattgctttacaatgttgtgttagtttctgctgttataacaaagtgaattagctataggtatacatatatccctgtatacaaaaataaactcaaaatggattaaagacctaaatgtaaggccagacactataaaactcttagaggaaaacataggcagaacattcgatgacataaatcacagcaagacccttttttgacccacctcctagagaaatggaaataaaaacaaaaataaacaaatgggacctaatgaaaagcttttgcacagcaaaggaaaccataaacaagacgaaaagacaaccctcagaatgggagaaaatatttgcaaatgaagcaactgacaaaggattaatctcccatgCTTTTTAATGAAGTTATTTCTAAGAACTCTAAGAACTCCAGCAGGAGTAAACATGTGTGGGGATTTCCGTCCCAGACTCCCTCTGTCCCAATTCCTCTGAGGAATTGCCCTCTTTGCTGAGCCCATACCCACCTCTCCCCATGGTCCCCGCCTCCATGGCAGGAAACAGGCCACCAGCATTTGACAAGTATGCCTTTCCTACAGGAGAGGCCGAACTCTTTCTCAGTTCAGTTTCAATGCTAAAACCCTAGGTTGGGACTTTTCATTCGAGTTGGGTAGAGACCCCTGAAAAAATGAATCACAGCCAACAGCAGGCGGTAAGAGGGTGGGAGGGTGCGGGCACATCCTCCTCTGTATCCACAATACAAGGAGCATTGTGTCCaaacatggagagagagaaagtaagagAATGCTAGAGCAAGCATGGTTTCTTTGTTAAgtatgttaacatttggggaatctGGGAAGAGGCATAAGATTTATCTTCTAAGATATCGGAAAATTCTTTGAactatttttaaacctttctatAAGTCTGAAATTAGTCCAAAACAAATGTTTAGCAAATTTTGTGatatgtgtggggttttttttttttttaaccagaataaaaatgtaaaataaaataaaatacaagtggTATCTGGGAGGGGACGGTCAGCTTCAGTTTCCATGGTGCGTGTCACTCCCACTGCCCTGCACTTGATTTTGCACAGGTACCTTGACGAGCTAGCCTCGCGAAGGTGTTTCAAGGGATGTGCAGTTAGAATGACCTGACTGGGGAGGATATTGAGCACAGGGTCTAGGgattttgatgttattttataTCAGCAAACAGGTCATTGGTGGTTTTGAACAGTGCAGCAATATTATTTCGAAAGAGAACTCTACGTGGAGGACAATTTGGAAGCAGAGTGACCTCAGGGAGACTTAactaagaaaaatggaagaggaaaggagaaatgtgagctaaattttaaaggaagaattgaCAAATTTGGCTACTGCTGGTGATACCATTGATGGAAATGGGGGACACTGGATATGTTTGAAGATACGTAAACATAGAGAGCTACAGAGCATTATAAATAGTGCCAGAGAAaaagtagagggacttccctggtggtccagtgcttaagactccacgcttccactgcagggggcacgggttcaatccttggtcggggaactaagatctctgcatgctgcgtggcgcagccaaaaaaaaaaataataagaagaaaaaacaaataaatctaaactgagcaaaagaaaaaaaaaaaaggagaatcacCTTATGAAAAAAAGGCATGGATAAAATCATAAGATgggtaaatatttatgtaatgggGGGGATTTCTAAATATGACATCAAACAGAAACCTTGgactataaattttttaaaaaatatttatttatttatttggctgcaccgggtcttagttgcagtacgcaggatcttttagttgcagcatgcagaatctagttccctgaccagggattgaacccgggcaccctgcattgggagcatggagtcttaaccactggaccaccaggaaagtcccgaactataaaattttaaattgtatagaTTTTTTAAACCCCCCCCacacaaattaaaaagtaaatgaatgaccTGAGAATAAACTTTGCaatgtacatttatatatctatttaagATATATTCTCAATATCAGTAAATCCATAGTAAAAGACAAGCTCCCAATTATGAAATTGGTTAAAGGCAgccaatttacaaaagaaaacacacatatagctgaaggaaggaaggaagggagggagggagggagaaaagaaggtagTTCAGTCATTAACAGTCagataattaaattagaaaagctACTGTGTTCCACCCATCAAATTGCAAAGATTCAAAAATGATAGTAAGCTGGGGAGTTTGGGAAGTTATGTGAAGAAACAGGCAGTCACATACGTGATTGGTGGGTGCAGAAGTCTTTCTGGAAGAAATATACATACCTATTGTCCAGCACTTTCCTTTCTAGAAATTAATCCAGAGTAAGTAATCGTAAGTGTATACAGTAACTTATCTACAAGAATATTCattaaaagtgtttaaaataataaaatttattgcaaatgaagcaactgacaaaggattaatctccaaaatttacaagcagctcatgcagctcaatatcaaaaaaacaaacaacccaatccaaaaatgggcagaagacctaaatagacatttctctgaagaagatatacagattgccaacaaacacatgaaagaatgctcaacatcattaatcgttagagaaatgcaaatcaaaactacaatgagatatcatctcacaccggtcagaatggccatcatcaaaaaatctacaaacaataaatgctggagagggtgtggagaaaagggtaccctcttgcactgttggtgggaatgtaattgatacagccactatggagaacagtatggaggttccttaaaaaactaaaaatagaactaccatatgacccagcaatcccactaccaggcatataccctgagaaaaccataattcaaaaaaagtcatgtaccaaaatgttcattgcagctctatttacaatagccaggacacggaagcaacctaagtgtccaccaacagatgaatggataaagaagatgtggcacatatatacaatggaatattactcaggcataaaaagaaacgaaattgagttatttgtagtgaggtggatggacctagagtctgtcatacagagtgaagtaagtcagaaagagaaaaacaaataccatatgctaacacatatatatggaatctaaaaaaaaaaaaaaaaatggtcacgaagaacctaggggcaagacgggaataaagatgcagacctactagagaatggacttgaggatacggggagggggaagggtaagctgggacaaagtaagagagtggcatggacatatacactaccaaatgtaaaatagatagctagtgggaagcagcctcatagcacagggagatcagctcggtgctttgtgaccacctagaggggtgggatagggagggtgggaggaagggagacgcaagagggaagagatatggggacatatgtataactgattcactttgttataaagcagaagctaacacaccattgtaaagcaattatactccaataaagatgttaaaaaaataaataaataaaataaaataataaaatttaaaacaacctaaatgtataAATTAGGGGATTACTTAGATAACTTATGGTAATAAAATGCTCAGTAGCCATTATAAATGTTATTATAGATGTATGTCATAAGGATGAAGAGTtattcagtaaaaagaaaaagagaagaacaaaaatcatgtatattataatatcattcttgttaaaaaattcaaagataaaaatctGGAAGTACATgtatcaaaataatattaataaagttgTTTGTGAAGGCCAGGTAtggaaattatttctttccttcatgtTTTCTTACTGTATTTTCTAATGTTCGTACAAatagttttattacttttataatctttttaaatatacttttttagtTTAGCAATCTTAGATTTATAGGAAAGTTGAAAAGATAATAGATCCCTACATCCTTTGCCCAATTTCATCTATTGTTgttgctttattgagatataattcacacaccatacaagtcacctatttaaagtatacaattcagtagttcttaatatattcacagagttgtacaatcatcaccatactcaattttagaacattttcgtcaCTTCAAAATTAAATCTTATACCCATTGGCAGTCCCCATTTTCCCTCAGCATAGACAACCAATactctactttttgtctctatagatttgactattctgaacatttcacattaaagaagttatacagtatgtagccttttgtgactgatgatgttttcaaggtatgtccatgttgcagcatgtttaagtacttcattccttttgattgccgaataatattccattgtagggagataccatatttatttttctattcatcaGTGgaaggacacttgggttgtttccactttttggctattatgaataatactgctatgaacattagtgtacaagtttttgtgtggacatgtgttttcaattcttttggatgtatacctaggagcagaattgccGGGtcctatggtaactctatgtttaacgttttgaggaactgccagaatGTTTTCCAAAGGAACTACACCATTTTACCTCCCCACAGCGGTGTATGAcgtttccaatttcttttttttttttttttggtaacaaattcaataaagactgcTTTATTGCTGCACGACAGTCATGAAACTCAGCTGCACAGGGACCTTACCACACCGCGCAGAGGCTGGTTCACGGGACCTTGTGATCCTGTTAATGGGCCTCTCTGTTGTAATTAACACAGGCCGCAGGGACCAAAAGTTCCCCTCGGCCCTTCTGAAAATGTTCGGGAATGGTAGTGCAGGAAGGTAATACACACTTTctgcatttctgccctgcagtgcAGCAGTTGTTGCTGTTGGGAGTCACTGTGCTAATTCTCTTAGgtcatttttccctttagttGTTCTGACTACCTCCAAGCGCTCCATGGCTGCACGCTTGTCTCACTGGAAAATGCACAGCCCCAATTCTGTGCAGGGACGACGCAAAGCAGAGTGTGATGCATCTCTCTGGAGCATCaagtttattaactagaattggaagaaccaaggagttcttggaacaagaactatccccctcccccaccaacacggaagacagaagagtgggggaggggagacgtgcCCCAGGAATGACAGTCCAGTCTCTCAAGTTTCACCCAGGTGGGGGTTGAGGGGCAGACCTGCAGCCACAGCGGCCTCGCTTTCGGTCGCCCGGGCTGCTCCGGACCATccatcctctgagctggccagggTCTTGGATACGATGCTTCTGAAGGCCACGCAGAGAACacactcctcttcccctgcaccgggccccagggagcgcggcggcctgaccttcctgcctcggtcatccatggggttcacatgggctcactttattatgacgcctcatgctgggcagcttgcaacaaagatgtttcaaaacaaagttccagattctcccagccaccccttgctttttctggctctggccagagacagtggatgaggacacactctcaggctgcccagtgtgggaggaccttccagtgttggacacacccagggggcagctgcttccctctggggctccaatcctgctgctgctggaggtggatgtcccagtgccacactgggggactgggctgggggtggcagtcctcgactccaggctgggtgggggacaggcagactcaccggtcttctgccctgcctgctggtcttcctgcagctgcacattttttctctggtagagccacctggtttgcagggaggacaccacagggcttggagaaggctcaAGTTCACTGCCACAGAGGTTCCCGCAAGAGAAGGGCTTCAGAGTTATGATGGAGACCTCCACCTTGGGTTTCTTGGAGCTCACACTGCCTGTCCCAGTGTCCTGGATCTGGTCGCAAGTCAAGCCCGGAGTCCTCACCGTTGTCACCTCCCGGTCCTCTgcacagggtggctggagtggctccttctggcccatgttgacccatggatgcctcatgaggtcaggtaaggtgcctctgtcactggggttgaggacaatcattttttgtaatagatcccttatctccaaagacagaTAAGGTGGGATGGGGTATCGCCCTCGTAGGATTTGCTTCAGCAGCTCCTGGAagtcttttcccacaaagggcTGGGACCCAGTTACCATGGCGTAGAGCACTACTCCCAGGCTCCACACGTCCATCGCAGGGCCGCTGTGCCTCTGCCCCAGCAAGAGTTCCGGGGCAGCATAAGGGGCTGTGCCGCAGCTCATGTCCAGTTGGCCAGTGTCATCACACTTGCTGCTGAGGCCAAAGTCTGTAAGTTTGATATTCATGTGGGAATCAAAGAGGAGGTTCATTGGCTTCAGGTCCCGGTGCACGATGCCCCTCTggtggcagtgctgcagggcggaGAGCAGCTGCCGGAACAGGCCTCGGGCCTCCAACTCTGTCATACGGCCATGGGTCTTCAAATAGCGGTACATGTTCCCCCCACTGAGGTACTCCATCACCACGAAAAATGTCTTCTCTGTGTCAATCACCCCCAGCAGTTTGACAATATTGGGGTGATCGAGAGCCTTCAGACCGCACACGTCCCGGAAAAGTGCCTGGGCACTTGAGAAGCTCTGATACCTTTTTTTAACGACCTTGAGAGCCACCTGTGTCCCGGTCAGAATGTGCCAGGCCAACTTCACTTTACCAAAGGTGCCTTCACCAATGGTGCGGAGGATCTCGAAGTCATCAATATGAATCTCCTCGTCAGCAGAGTTGGCTGTGAGGCCCGGCATCATGGTGATCTGCTAACTCCACTGACTGACAGCACTACCTAGCAACACTAACTAACAATGCTAACTGTACCAACAGCGCTAACTAGTACTAACTACACTAACTATGCTAATAAACTATTAACTATACCAACAATACTCACTATGCCAACAGCGCTAACTAGTACTAACTACACTAACTATGCTAATAAACTATTAACTATACCAGCTGTGCTAACTATACCAACAATACTGACTATGCTAActgtagagagaaaaatgagacaaataaaaaagagtagagaaaagagaaaaaaaaaatcaacaaaatggcaaaaacaagctaactgtaggtccaaggccgtcaggtcaccaaaagcagcttcctgggctctaaggACCAAAAACCTGGGCCCAGCTTTCTCTTTTATAGGGCTTTGTGAAGTACATCACAGTGGTGCACTAtgaggtcagagcaagaaatggacCCATCACAGCTGGGGATAAaccacagtggttttctcactttttgagttcaaggcccctttacacttaggaaaaaggatcccaaagaaatttttctttacgtgtgttattagatattggtattcactttgttataaattaaaatctataggatacttcagtggcctttttatttctagtttgaaaatgtgtaataattttaaagacctcataatgtctacacttgaaatattcaattccttttccttaaattctggtctcaaaataatgttacaacttaactgacttcatgatactatacaaaatgttctgttgcGTAAGACACGATAAGGTACATTATGAAAGTCTGTGAAGCTGAGAGAAGATTTCCCAGGAAGGTAGGTcatgagcagatttctcatcaggagcctcggaggccagatggcatggctcaatgtacttgaagtgttgaaggaaagaaaccgtcaaccaagaatcctagacctagcaaaactttccttcgaaaatgagggagaaatgaagacattcccagttaatcaagagtcgagagagttcttaaccaccagacctgcctgccacagggagttcttcaggttgGAGTCAAGGACCCTAGGCAGTAACTCAAagccttatgaagaaataaagacctctggTAAAAGTAGATAGACGGGCGATGAGAAAAGCTAGTActattgtaactttggtttgtagctccactttttgttctctgtttgatttaagagactaatatataataaaacacacacacatacaaatcaaaaaaaaaaaaaatgtaccttccCGGGCCCTACTCCCAGATAATCTGACTTGGAAGGTCTGGAATGAGGTCTGGtaatctaacttttttttttttttttttttttttattaatttatttatttttggctgtgttgggtcttcgtttctgtgcgagggctttctccagttgcggcaagtggggggggtcactcttcgtcgcggtgcgcgggcctctcactatcgcggcccctcttgttgcggagcacaggctccagatgcgcaggctcagtagctgtggctcacgggcctagtcgctccgcggcatgtgggatcctcccagaccagggcttgaacccgtgtcccctgcattggcaggcggattctcaaccactgcgccaccagggaagcccatggtaATCTAACTTTTTAAGTGCtcattttgaataaaaagaaatgtcataaaaaagagaaatggggtgggggaggctatacatttttataaaatgtgaataagagaaaatatcagaAGGAAATCCTTTAAAATGCCTGGATACCTAGATGggattatgaattttttttctcttctctcttctaagtttcacaaaattttacattttgttggGGGAGAAAAgcagccccctctcccccacaTTTTTGATAGAAATAGAATAATCTAAACACTTTCTTAAAGAGCCCCTGAACCCCGCGGCCGCACCTCCATCCtcctcaggccccgcccctctcctACCCTCCTGAGTCTCCTCGGCCTGGTCCATCTCCAGTCTGGTCAGCAGGCTCACAAACCACTCGAAAGACCGCTAGCCTCGGTTTACC is part of the Balaenoptera musculus isolate JJ_BM4_2016_0621 chromosome 8, mBalMus1.pri.v3, whole genome shotgun sequence genome and encodes:
- the LOC118899020 gene encoding serine/threonine-protein kinase MARK2-like, with the protein product MPGLTANSADEEIHIDDFEILRTIGEGTFGKVKLAWHILTGTQVALKVVKKRYQSFSSAQALFRDVCGLKALDHPNIVKLLGVIDTEKTFFVVMEYLSGGNMYRYLKTHGRMTELEARGLFRQLLSALQHCHQRGIVHRDLKPMNLLFDSHMNIKLTDFGLSSKCDDTGQLDMSCGTAPYAAPELLLGQRHSGPAMDVWSLGVVLYAMWTVHTSSYKRSGAKLPLRKIMLSDMTIVAEQETPPSSPRQRPTIRQLSTNKNGSERVQSPLKKLQQHSRTKHLRITTQKRKEEQNHVACIIPALRRTLLSTRRELPSLKSSPRWERESESFISCLGHRTRDSLWSHPTQKLKKLRHIEIARDKEEKQGYQY